A genome region from Cucumis sativus cultivar 9930 chromosome 4, Cucumber_9930_V3, whole genome shotgun sequence includes the following:
- the LOC101207695 gene encoding pentatricopeptide repeat-containing protein At4g14050, mitochondrial: MNISHFLHQLQLCARRQSASAAGELHSQIIKAGFDKSSLLSNTLLDVYGKCGLIPQALQLFDEMPNRDHVSWASILTAHNKALIPRRTLSMLNTMFTHDGLQPDHFVFACIVRACSSLGYLRLGKQVHARFMLSFFCDDEVVKSSLIDMYTKCGQPDDARAVFDSILFKNSVSWTSMISGYARSGRKCEAMDLFLQAPVRNLFSWTALISGLIQSGHGIYSFSLFNEMRREGIDIVDPLVLSSVVGGCANLALLELGKQIHGLVIALGFESCLFISNALVDMYAKCSDILAAKDIFYRMPRKDVISWTSIIVGTAQHGKAEEALTLYDEMVLSRIKPNEVTFVGLLYACSHAGLVSRGRELFRSMTTDYSINPSLQHYTCLLDLLSRSGHLDEAENLLDKIPFKPDEPTWASLLSACMRHNNLEMGVRIADRVLDLKPEDPSTYILLSNVYAGAEMWGSVSKVRKLMSSMEVRKEPGYSSIDFGKDSQVFHAGESCDHPMKNEICNLLKDLDAEMRKRGYVPNTSFVLYDIEQQEKEKQLFWHSERLAVAYGLLKAVPGTIIRIVKNLRICGDCHNVLKFISDIVKREIMVRDATRYHHFKEGKCSCNDFW; encoded by the coding sequence atgaatatttctcattttcttcacCAACTCCAACTCTGCGCCAGACGCCAATCCGCATCAGCTGCCGGAGAACTCCATTCTCAGATTATCAAAGCTGGTTTCGACAAATCCAGCCTTCTCTCAAACACTCTTTTGGATGTATATGGAAAATGCGGTCTCATTCCACAAGCCCTCCAACTGTTCGATGAAATGCCCAACAGAGACCATGTCTCCTGGGCCTCGATTCTCACCGCCCATAACAAAGCTCTTATTCCTCGACGGACCCTTTCAATGCTTAACACCATGTTTACGCATGATGGGTTGCAGCCTGATCACTTTGTCTTCGCCTGCATTGTCAGAGCCTGCTCCAGTTTAGGGTATTTGCGCCTAGGTAAGCAAGTTCATGCTCGGTTTATGCTGTCTTTTTTTTGTGATGATGAGGTAGTTAAGTCGTCTTTGATTGATATGTATACTAAATGTGGGCAACCCGATGATGCTCGGGCCGTTTTTGATTCCATATTGTTTAAGAATTCCGTTTCTTGGACTTCTATGATTTCGGGGTATGCTAGAAGTGGGAGAAAATGCGAGGCTATGGATCTTTTTCTGCAAGCTCCTGTGAGAAACTTGTTCTCCTGGACTGCTTTGATTTCGGGGTTGATTCAAAGTGGGCATGGAATTTActccttttctttgtttaatgAAATGAGGAGAGAAGGAATTGATATTGTAGACCCTTTGGTTCTTTCAAGTGTTGTTGGAGGTTGTGCAAATTTGGCTCTTCTGGAGCTTGGGAAGCAAATTCATGGCTTGGTTATAGCTCTTGGCTTTGAGTCTTGTTTGTTTATAAGTAATGCACTCGTGGATATGTATGCTAAATGTAGTGACATATTAGCAGCtaaggatattttttatagaatGCCACGAAAGGATGTGATTTCTTGGACTTCAATCATAGTTGGGACTGCTCAACATGGCAAAGCAGAGGAGGCATTAACATTATATGATGAGATGGTTCTTTCCAGAATAAAGCCGAATGAAGTGACTTTCGTTGGATTACTTTATGCTTGCAGTCATGCCGGACTAGTTAGTAGAGGTCGCGAATTATTTAGGTCTATGACAACTGATTATAGTATCAATCCTTCTCTCCAGCACTACACATGTTTACTGGATCTCCTGAGTCGCTCCGGACACCTTGATGAGGCAGAAAATCTACTCGACAAAATACCATTTAAACCCGATGAGCCTACATGGGCATCGTTATTGAGTGCATGCATGCGACATAATAATCTGGAAATGGGAGTTCGAATTGCTGATCGTGTGTTGGATTTAAAACCTGAAGATCCTTCGACATACATACTCTTATCAAATGTTTATGCTGGAGCTGAAATGTGGGGAAGTGTTTCGAAGGTGAGAAAGCTGATGAGTTCTATGGAAGTAAGAAAGGAACCAGGTTATAGTAGTATTGACTTTGGAAAGGATAGCCAAGTATTTCACGCTGGGGAGAGTTGTGATCATCCTATGAAGAATGAGATTTGCAATCTACTGAAGGATTTGGATGcagaaatgagaaaaagaggCTATGTTCCTAACACTAGCTTTGTTTTGTATGACATAGAGCAACAAGAGAAGGAAAAGCAGCTCTTTTGGCACAGTGAGAGATTGGCTGTGGCTTATGGACTTCTCAAGGCTGTTCCTGGGACGATTATTAGAATAGTGAAAAATCTTCGCATTTGTGGAGATTGtcataatgttttgaaattcatTAGTGATATTgtgaaaagagaaattatgGTCCGGGACGCCACAAGATATCATCATTTCAAGGAAGGAAAATGTTCTTGCAATGATTTCTGGTGA
- the LOC101207452 gene encoding WD repeat-containing protein GTS1, translating to MESIDMDVEEHVNADSTSNSNSFKRFGLKNSIQTNFGDDYVFHITPNVDWTSMAVSLSSNVVKLYSPVTGQYYGECIGHTGTVNQISFSVPSTPHVLHSCSSDGTIKSWDVRTFQQVSSISAGSSQEIFSFAYGGSNMSLLAAGCKSQILFWDWRNRKQVACLEDSHVEDVTQVHFVPGHQGKLASASVDGLVCIFDTNGDIDDDDHMDSVINVGTSVGKIGFYGENYRKLWCLTHIETLSLWDWTDGRNEADITDARTLASNNWLMGHVDYLVDCHYSNEGCRLWVLGGTNDGTVGYFPINLSNGKTAIESPDVVLEGGHIGVVRSVLPTTNLLGGFSQSQSVFGWTGGEDGRLCCWSSDDSYEMNRSWISSTLVIKSPGGRRKNRHHPY from the exons ATGGAATCCATTGATATGGATGTCGAGGAGCACGTCAATGCTGATTCCACTTCAAATTCCAACTCCTTCAAGCGCTTTGGACTCAAGAATTCCATTCAAACCAACTTCGGTGATGATTATGTTTTTCATATCACCCCCAA TGTGGATTGGACGTCAATGGCGGTTTCATTATCTTCCAATGTTGTGAAGCTATACTCGCCAGTCACTGGTCAGTACTATGGAGAGTGCATAGGTCACACTGGAACAGTCAATCAAATTTCCTTCTCTGTTCCGTCAACCCCACATGTTTTGCATTCTTGTTCTTCTGATGGAACTATCAAATCTTGGGATGTTCGGACTTTTCAGCAG GTTTCATCCATTAGTGCTGGCTCTTCTCAGGAGATCTTCAGCTTTGCCTATGGAGGATCAAATATGAGTCTTCTTGCTGCGGGTTGTAAATCTCAG ATTCTCTTCTGGGATTGGAGGAACAGAAAGCAAGTCGCGTGCTTGGAGGACTCTCATGTGGAAGATGTCACTCAG GTTCACTTTGTTCCGGGCCATCAAGGCAAGCTTGCTTCTGCTTCCGTGGATGGGTTGGTTTGTATATTTGACACTAATGGGGatattgatgatgatgatcacATGGATTCT GTCATTAATGTGGGAACTTCAGTTGGTAAGATTGGATTTTATGGAGAGAACTATAGAAAGTTGTGGTGCTTGACTCACATTGAAACCTTGAG CTTATGGGACTGGACAGATGGGAGAAATGAAGCAGATATTACAGATGCTCGCACACTAGCTTCCAACAATTGGTTAATGGGTCAT GTTGATTATCTAGTTGATTGTCACTACTCAAATGAAGGCTGTAGATTGTGGGTCCTTGGAGGTACCAACGATGGCACCGTAGGGTACTTCCCAATCAACCTTAGTAACGGGAAAACTGCAATTGAATCACCGGATGTTGTCCTTGAGGGTGGCCACATTGGCGTCGTTAGAAGTGTCTTGCCCACGACAAACTTATTAGGTGGATTTTCACAGAGCCAAAGTGTGTTTGGATGGACAGGTGGTGAAGATGGGCGTTTATGTTGTTGGTCTTCAGATGATTCTTATGAAATGAACCGATCCTGGATTTCAAGCACACTAGTTATCAAATCGCCTGGTGGTCGGAGGAAAAATAGACACCATCCTTACTAA